GCAAGTTTAAATGCTCCATAGACTgatgtactattttttttttttttttaaggataatgCATTCTTGGCCCCAAAAGAAGTTTCAATGTGCTAGAATATTATCCTTTCAAATGATTATTTATCAGTTTCTGAAATCCATGCCACACTGGAGAAAAATAAGTGGTATATGCTTGGTCTCCACATTACTTGTTTTCCTAGAAGGGTACTTTAAATTGTTTTTCAACTTCTCTTTAAAAACTTTCCTGCTATCCATAGAGTTGACTTTTGTCATTTTAAACTTGTTTTTGAAGCCTGGCATTAAAGTTGAGCATTTCATGACATCAAAAACAGTTGCAACCCATACCATCCTTGTGGCCTTACAGCCATAGGAATTTCAAATTTTATCAGGCCCAAAAAACGGGGTTTCATTTAGAAAAAATGTATAACTTTAAAGTGTAACAGGAAAGTTATGCATATCTGcttcattttctaagcatttgCTTAAGGTTTCTGGGTGTATAATTTCTCTGTAATTTGCTACAGTTGTGTGTTGTTGGGTCAGTCCATCAGTCACCTTCCAAAAATCATATTTGTACTGACTGAGCCggattaattttatttctttaatgtCTGCACTTGGTATCCCAGCAAAATATTGTTCCTTAACTGAACACAAAATATAATAAAGAGTATGTTCTCATGAGCCACATGCAAATGACAATTTTCATTATATTTTCTCTAGATAAACacgtttatgcatgtaaaatgatCTTCTGAACACGGACCATCCTCTGTGAGCGAAAAAGTATGCAATACTGTTACATAGCGTTCTTGCTTTCGACCACTGAGAAAAGGCACATTCTCAAAGGTGATGGGTGGAGGGGAAGGAAATAAATTCAGTGACTTGAATGTACAGAGATTTGCTTTTGGAAATCTAGCTGCAAAATGCCCACGGGTACTTATATTACACATAAATgtttttccctccccttcccccatcattTTGATGGGCACTTAatttagtattttatttaaaaatcggTTGCATATGTATCCTCTCACAgaagcgtaaaaaaaaaaaaaaaaaaaggtcagtttATGATAGAAATTACCCTCACTTCTGAGAAGCTTCATCCTACAAAACAACTGTCTGCAAACAAACAATTAAAACCACTTACCAAGTACAACCaactgtttattttatattctattcTTCCCCATTCGGCAAAAGCCGTTCAACTTCTCCTATAGACTTTCTTTACCAGTGAAATATACAAAAAATCACACAAGACACCGAACTATGTACATTAAATGTACAGAACAGAAAAAAGATTTACAAAATATCTAGAGGACACaagtaaaatattttacattaaaTAGCTTCTTTTTAATAGGCAGGATTGTTAAACTCAGCTCTTCTTAGACATCACAATCACTGTAAAAAAAATACTTGGGTTACTTTAGCAAGACAACCAAAATGTATCATCCTCCCATCACCTCTGGATTTTTATTTGGGAAGGATTTCTGATTAGTGctcatttcccccctccctccccccccccttccccattttGGATAATTAAGAACACCCTGAAAATTTAGAGGTGAATGCCTGTATTTGAATAATAAATTAAAAGCAATAAAGCGCTATTTGAAAAGCTGATCCATGCTCAAGATGAATCCAGTATACAGCGCAAGCCTAAAACTGACCGAAGACAGATTTACCAAAAGATTTATCCCACCTTGTCTCTGAGAAAATCTTTTCTTTAAATCTGTGCCCACGCCCTTCTTATTCTAGGCCAACAAGAAGAGGATGAAAGTAGACTACAGCATGTCAAGCTTCTATTTGAAAGAGGGGTATGCGACATTGTTCGGGATCGTAGCCATTACATGTAGAAGTAATACAAAAACCGAAGAAATAGATGATGAGGCTTCTCTCCAAACAAGAATGAGCACTGAtgaggtgtttgtttttttaagttttcattAATTCTATTAATCTTTGGTAATGCCCTCTCAAAACAagtgtataataaaaaaaaagggatagtTGTATCCAAAACCAGGAATTCAAGTGCATTGTACCTCTTGTAACGTAGCCCACATAACCGCTTACGAATTGCAGACCTACTTGTGCTTCCAAGTATTCATAACAACCCCTATGAGTCATGACACCAGAAGTACATAACCAAAACCTAAAAcgtcaaggtaaaaaaaaaaaaaaaaatccctaaaggACTGgtacaaaaaaatgttaaaaatacagAGAAGTTCAATAtgatcttttaaaaaataaatctgagaaaCTGCTCCCTATgtaaaactgtaaataaatacatacactgGCTGTATTGAAGTAAATATACAAAGCTTTGAAACAGACACCATCCAACAATTTTTCCCATATATGTACCGTTCACATACTGTCAGAACAGTTTTAGTGTATGCCTATATTATGAAAAGCAGGAATAtgacaattaaaaaaagaacagaataaCTGTTACTGCAATATTTGATAGAAATAACCTAATTATCATTAAAATACCAGGAAACTATTGTCACCGCAGTAAATAAAAATTTACAGACTCCATAATACACCAGCAATTTCTAAGACAAGTGGCTCACTAGAGTACATTTCTAACTAGGAACTCTAGTTTACAAAAGTGGCGTTCCAAGCTGGCACACAGCTGGGTGGCTTGGCTTTTTGTTGTGTTTTACTTCTTTTGATCAGATAAAAAGGTACTATGTTTTAGGCACAAATTCAAATTGTTTGTACTTTTATTTACCAAATTGCAATTTTCAGCTAAAAGCGTGCCTTACAAGATGCCCACATGCCTCATCAGCAGTCCTAGGACCTTCAACACAACCCCTCCATATATCCTGTGATTTCACCTTTATCGTCTTCCCAATGCATTCACTCTGTTTGCAGATCTTtctagcatttttttatattggtcaaactaGAAGATGACGGATATCTTTTAATCTTAGATAATCTTGTTGTTTAGctacaattaatttaaaaaaaacaacaatgatTCAGATTTTGGTCAATAATAAAGAGCTCTCTATAGAAAATTATATCATTGGATTTTTGTTGGCCAACTCATGTACAGATCCGCTTTAGCTACAAAAATCACAATTGTTTGATCACTGACTAAATCATGCATGACATATTATGTTCATTGAATTATACTGAATTCTCAGATGCCATGTTTAACAATATTTTTACCTACTGCATATGAACCAAGTCCCATGTGTTAGGATATGTCTTGTTTCCCATTATTCAGAATTTCTATACTATTAAAAGTCtttagtaaataaatatttatcagtTTTTCCACTTTGCTCAACCAGCCAGTTCTTTTGATCCAAGGAAAAAATGGTTTCAGTTGTTTATTCTACCTTGGCAACCTTGACCTGATTGAACtctttataaataaaaaagtaatctAGTAGTTCCAGGGTTTCTGGTGAACCCTATTTGCACACAAATTGGTCCACAATCTCAGTGCATTTCTTGCATTTCACATAACAGCACCAGTGAAACTTGCAATGACACCTCTCAGTCTGCACCGTTTTGAACTGATCATAGCCCCGGCCACAGCACATGAGCTCACAGCCGTCCATGCCCTCCGAGGTCTTATTGCAGAGCCTGCCTTGAGTGCCCAGGGACCCCGTGCTTTCGTTGCGGACACAGTAATCAGGACTCGGGTCGATGTAAACCAGATCATAGGTGGTGGGTGGGTTGAAGCGGCTGTTAACCTGCACCAGCTTGCCTTTGCTGTTTAGCTTCATAGCCGCTGCACTGTCGTACTTCTCCTTCAGATAGTCACCCACCTTGCGGAAGTCAGCCAGCTGCAACCAACAGGTCTTGAGGCTACAGGAACCAGAAACCCCATGGCACTTACAGGCCACATCTGCCAGATTGTACACTGTCTATGGGAGAgagaattaagagaaaaaaacaacatcAGTATCGGCCTCTTTTCCATAAGGCTATTGAGTTACATAGTCTCTTCAGAAGAGCAGAGACCCACTTATGTGGCCCCTAACCATGTATGTATATGTTCTCCCTCACTGTAACACAGGCAACAGAAGATGCAGccacttcccttcccccaccccattcaCCCCACTTGTCAAGCTCCCTCAAATTGTTACCATGTCCAGTGTGCagctatttattttatgtattttttatttatattctgtgcACATACAGGTAGCTCGAAAAGGATCACAGGTGCACCCTCTGATGAATGTTCAACATTCCTAAATAGTGCTTGCATGTTTCTTTGAAATTCAGGATTAATCTAGAACTTTCCTAATCATGCAAGATGTTCCCCTGGACACAAAACAGTAAAAATATCTATTACTGAAGCAGGCCCAGTGTTtcaaattattttctcaaaagaTTGCATACAAAAGACAAGTGCATACCTAATCTACCATGCATGCTTCAGGCcccattttctaaaatattttcttcCACTGTTCCCATGAGGAAAGCTTCTAAATCTATCTCCCTTTTGAACAAGTGAGCTATAGAAGTCTTCAAGAGCAATAAAAGCAGTTTATTTTCCTCATCAATCACTTACACAATAATATGCACCAATTCCTTCTAGGTCCTCTATTAAATCAATGGCAATATGACAGCATCCATTCTGCTTCACTTTACATACAGTTGTTAAATTAGGTGCAGGATATATGGAGAGGATAATTACCTTACAAATGGTACtgcacaatactccagatgaaaGAAAAAATTTAAGTCTGGCAGGCACTTATGCAATTGTACTAAACTTAGTCCCTTGGAATAATCTTTTACAGTTTTTCCCATCTTCCCAGTGACATTTAATAAAtatcagaaaagtaaaaaaaatatccttcccAGAGAACAGTTCCTTAAACAGACATGCAGAACAAGTGAaacttttttgaagggatggggAGGCTACTTTGCAAATAGAAAATGTTATAGGACATGAAGTCTTTCGTTTTAGGAGTTGACAgtatttaaaaagtatgcatctattcatttcaatgtttctgaATAAAGGTAGGTTTAAGCCACTAACAAGCCCTTTTGTGCTGTAAATACAGAGAAATTCCCCCATCCAAATACACAAAGGACAAGTGGCAGCTTCTGGGGGTTCCATTCTTTCACAGATCTGCTGTTTCTAGTCCAAGATTAATCATTGCATAAAGTGTTGATTTTCCAGAAAATACATTGCAACTAGAGAATACTCTTCAACAGAGCTAGTGAGAGAAGTGagggcatattaaaaaaaaaaaaaaaaatttaaacaggaCACTAAAATAGCACTAACATTTTTTCATTATGCTTACTTTACTGAAGCATTTACAAACTCATAACGTTTCTATCTTGTATTCATATGCTCTGTAACTATCACAAATAGGGGTTCAAAATGCCTTCTGCATAGGAGGACCATCTCAGGCTTCCCCCCATGCTGAACCTCTGTGAGCCATATGGATTTaattaaaagcaaagaaaatgtcTTCCTGCAGTTTCAACACAGTAGACGTGGGCTATGAAAGCAAAGAATGTGGCCGAGTACATTGTCCTGCCTGGGTGGACATTTCCCCAACCCATATATAACAAAAGAGCTTAAAGTTTGGACCACTTAACTCTTCTTCCAGCCTCGTTGTTATGAAGATTCATCAGTGTTCGGGCACTGTCATAGGACCCTTTCTGATAGATTTTCTCCCTCTCTCGAGCATCCACAAATTCCTTGGCAAACCGGTAGCCATACTCTAGATTGTCTCCACAACCTCCCCAGAGCCAGTCCCTTTGCAAATCTTTAGGCCGGGCTGCCCTGCTGCAGCCACAGGTGGAGAGCTCCCCCTCGCGGCAGGCCCGGCTCACCGCATTCACCACCCCTGCGGCACTTATCGCATAAGTAAAGGCCGTCTCCCGGCTACCTGTAAGAATGGAAAGTAATGCAAGAATTAGAGGGCGAGCAGAGTAATCTAGCTTGCCTTTTCTATCATGTAGCAAGCATCACAACCTCATTTGAATTGTACCCTTATTATAAATAACACAACATATTAATAGAGGGAGATAAGTGGTGACGGAGATAAGTGATGACTTCTCTATGCTAGGACTGACTGCTTGACTTGCAGTTCAAATAGAAACTGTTTTAGACGGGTTCTCTACCTATTTTCAAATAGTGCATTAAAGCGCAAGATAACCTTCGCCATCAGTCTCATGAGTTGAATCACATTTAACATTTGAAAATCATAACTTCTGTATGCAGCAACTTACAAAACACCTGAATGTTATAGCCTAATGGGAGTTTTAAAAAGTACAGTTATCTATATCTATATTACATCAAGACTATATAATTATAATTGTTCTAGGTAGAAGGACAAATGTTATGTGTTTTCCAGAAAGAGATACAAGTGCCCTTCAGAATATCAGTACATTGTGCTCTACATTTTAGATGGGTTTTGCTGTTCTGTGCTTGTCACACTGGCTATTAATTCAGGAGATAAACACCGGAACACATTTCAGTCTCTTTCCTAACAATTTGCTCCAGTCAACATTATCAAACCTGTTGAAAGACGCCATCCTGTAGGTCTCCAAGCTAATCTATTACCACAACTGTTTTAAAGCAAAAAGCTACCTTACTTCATACTGACATTGGGACAGCTAAGACTATTTCCACAAAAAAGGATGGACAAATGTAAGTCAGGGCTAACAAGCTTAGCTTTCTTGAAATGTTATCACCTGAACTATAACTGCACACACAGACCCAGTGTAGATCGCCTCTAGTatgcactgataacagttgcttTGGTTAAAAGCAAATTGCAAAATAGTTTCTCATTTTAAAAGAACTTAGATTAATGCTGTTATATAAATCCATATGAAGTCTACTTTCAAAACATGCAGAGCCATACTCTAAAAGTGCTTTCATATTTTGTGTCTCTATGAAATAGGATTAGATACCATCTCTGGCCCAACctgacctattttaaaaatattttttatacctTTCACCCATTTCTCATAAAAGTCAACATTTTTTGTTGAATTAACCTACCTTTTATTAAAAGGTTACATTGGGAAAACAAGATTTATGGCTTTTTAGCTTTCAGTTACTGCAAATCTTTAATAATTTCTTGCTGTAGTGGTATTGTTAAAAACCATAAACTTATCTTATAAATAGTTTGTGCATGAAACATTAGGAGTGCATCTTTCTAATCTGGGGCAAACTGTATAGGAAGTTTCAGATGCCAAGACGTGTCCTAACAGGGCTAATTTATGGATTTTAAAAACAGGGACTTTTGTTTTGCATTAAATATAGCTGATCACGCCTTTACTCAGAAGTTATGCAGTCCCCTGTTCAAGATTCTCTTCTTGATAAGTACATTTATACCTACAATTACTAAGTACCATGATTTGAAACTGCAGAAGTTTCCCACTTAAGTTTTGGAAAAATAAAGTACGCCACTCCTGTTTAAGTACAACATGTAAAATACAGCAGGTTTTGGTTCTCGGTGAATATACTT
This genomic interval from Rhinatrema bivittatum chromosome 4, aRhiBiv1.1, whole genome shotgun sequence contains the following:
- the WNT5A gene encoding protein Wnt-5a isoform X3; the protein is MASRFLIAVLAFFACFMQVVIEASSWWSLGMNPVQMPEIYIIGAQPLCSQLAGLSQGQKKLCQLYQDHMPYIGEGAKTGIKECQHQFRHRRWNCSTVDNTSVFGKVMQIGSRETAFTYAISAAGVVNAVSRACREGELSTCGCSRAARPKDLQRDWLWGGCGDNLEYGYRFAKEFVDAREREKIYQKGSYDSARTLMNLHNNEAGRRTVYNLADVACKCHGVSGSCSLKTCWLQLADFRKVGDYLKEKYDSAAAMKLNSKGKLVQVNSRFNPPTTYDLVYIDPSPDYCVRNESTGSLGTQGRLCNKTSEGMDGCELMCCGRGYDQFKTVQTERCHCKFHWCCYVKCKKCTEIVDQFVCK
- the WNT5A gene encoding protein Wnt-5a isoform X2 — encoded protein: MEKSIGTLVSRAFGTLSNTMASRFLIAVLAFFACFMQVVIEASSWWSLGMNPVQMPEIYIIGAQPLCSQLAGLSQGQKKLCQLYQDHMPYIGEGAKTGIKECQHQFRHRRWNCSTVDNTSVFGKVMQIGSRETAFTYAISAAGVVNAVSRACREGELSTCGCSRAARPKDLQRDWLWGGCGDNLEYGYRFAKEFVDAREREKIYQKGSYDSARTLMNLHNNEAGRRTVYNLADVACKCHGVSGSCSLKTCWLQLADFRKVGDYLKEKYDSAAAMKLNSKGKLVQVNSRFNPPTTYDLVYIDPSPDYCVRNESTGSLGTQGRLCNKTSEGMDGCELMCCGRGYDQFKTVQTERCHCKFHWCCYVKCKKCTEIVDQFVCK
- the WNT5A gene encoding protein Wnt-5a isoform X1; translation: MVDAGLGTLEMKSRISSPGPQKALRACRSCWKSIGTLVSRAFGTLSNTMASRFLIAVLAFFACFMQVVIEASSWWSLGMNPVQMPEIYIIGAQPLCSQLAGLSQGQKKLCQLYQDHMPYIGEGAKTGIKECQHQFRHRRWNCSTVDNTSVFGKVMQIGSRETAFTYAISAAGVVNAVSRACREGELSTCGCSRAARPKDLQRDWLWGGCGDNLEYGYRFAKEFVDAREREKIYQKGSYDSARTLMNLHNNEAGRRTVYNLADVACKCHGVSGSCSLKTCWLQLADFRKVGDYLKEKYDSAAAMKLNSKGKLVQVNSRFNPPTTYDLVYIDPSPDYCVRNESTGSLGTQGRLCNKTSEGMDGCELMCCGRGYDQFKTVQTERCHCKFHWCCYVKCKKCTEIVDQFVCK